The proteins below come from a single Candidatus Paceibacterota bacterium genomic window:
- a CDS encoding FxLYD domain-containing protein: MTGIQRAIKKLSIILLILSLFFIISWPELRPKEDSCYNGKLDFGEDEIDCGGICSTACPPPEKPPMVEDVKIEWSRALKDGNDNYDLIAKIYNTNKHWGATNVNYKFIIYGGNNDVLAIKTGSTYIVPLGFSEGEGVKYVIENNYVSDKEITKVDFELDNFRWAEVKDILELPELGVDTIIVKDRRYGKVESGNEYYYIYGVTENTSKYSFRFVDIYAVVYDAQNNPIAAGKTDQNTVAAGTGWEFRIFWNDKFEGEVAKVDYVAETNIYEQSNFMRAYGTGKKYNTTK, from the coding sequence ATGACTGGAATACAGAGAGCGATCAAAAAATTATCTATCATATTGTTGATCTTGTCCTTGTTTTTTATTATTTCATGGCCTGAATTACGGCCGAAAGAAGATTCGTGCTATAACGGCAAGCTGGACTTTGGCGAAGATGAGATAGACTGCGGCGGTATTTGTTCAACGGCATGCCCGCCTCCTGAAAAACCGCCAATGGTAGAAGATGTAAAGATCGAATGGTCCCGCGCTCTCAAGGATGGAAATGATAATTATGACCTTATTGCAAAGATATATAACACCAATAAACACTGGGGAGCTACAAACGTCAACTATAAATTTATTATATATGGAGGTAATAACGATGTTTTAGCAATCAAAACCGGAAGTACATACATTGTACCTCTCGGATTTTCCGAGGGTGAAGGAGTGAAATATGTAATAGAAAATAATTATGTATCTGACAAAGAAATAACAAAGGTTGACTTTGAGCTAGATAATTTCAGATGGGCCGAAGTGAAGGATATATTGGAACTTCCGGAACTGGGCGTTGATACGATAATAGTAAAGGACAGAAGATATGGAAAAGTGGAATCCGGTAATGAATACTATTATATTTATGGTGTAACAGAAAACACTTCCAAATACAGTTTCAGATTTGTTGATATATATGCTGTGGTGTATGATGCGCAAAACAACCCCATTGCTGCCGGTAAAACGGATCAGAACACCGTTGCGGCCGGAACAGGATGGGAATTCAGAATATTCTGGAATGATAAATTCGAAGGGGAAGTTGCAAAAGTGGACTACGTCGCTGAGACAAATATATATGAACAATCGAACTTTATGCGGGCTTATGGCACGGGAAAGAAGTACAATACCACAAAATAG
- the pgk gene encoding phosphoglycerate kinase, with the protein MYQIEIKTEKIRNIQPGYVAIDCDPDEVQKMISAHFMTPMMFVYNGVAGIYESKYGIESTKRIILAIRKAKILDENISAIALGGEGVSAAIKVLGPAEAKKIFSHLSTAGGAGLEFWVNDRSFTALDSFPSRDAAYKAANYSELLTVYDINQGLKDKTVTIIADLNLEEPNPDDIKIQALIDDIRFAKENGAKKIIIMSHRGRPEDREERYSMKEYANIYTHLLRSIGLLRPDEEVVFIDDYVGEKYAKIITDLRDGTICITENARFHKEEKSKDRDIVSRYIADIKNTTGTEVLIFSAAGSAHRKDATKKYLPEIIEKKAIGILMQKEIAEMSKLRNKKDGPILAIIQGAKSDKLQIVKEIFEKDLVDKIMVLGKLALNFYNGNEVAAQIKNIAGNKLILPKRMTIAQIPERLDEKQFINYLKTQK; encoded by the coding sequence ATGTACCAAATAGAAATAAAAACTGAAAAAATAAGAAACATCCAGCCTGGATACGTCGCCATAGACTGCGATCCCGATGAAGTGCAGAAAATGATCTCGGCGCACTTTATGACTCCCATGATGTTCGTATATAACGGGGTTGCGGGCATATATGAAAGCAAATATGGCATTGAAAGCACAAAAAGAATAATTCTTGCGATAAGAAAAGCCAAGATCCTGGATGAAAACATAAGCGCAATAGCCCTGGGCGGAGAAGGAGTCAGTGCGGCTATCAAGGTCCTCGGACCTGCGGAAGCAAAAAAGATATTCAGCCATTTATCGACAGCGGGTGGCGCGGGACTGGAATTCTGGGTCAATGACCGAAGTTTTACCGCACTGGATTCATTTCCATCAAGAGATGCGGCATATAAGGCAGCAAATTATAGTGAATTGCTTACTGTATATGACATAAACCAGGGACTGAAAGACAAAACAGTCACTATCATTGCAGATCTGAATCTTGAGGAACCGAATCCCGACGACATAAAGATACAAGCGCTAATTGATGATATACGATTTGCGAAGGAAAATGGTGCGAAGAAGATCATCATTATGTCGCATAGAGGCAGGCCCGAAGACCGCGAAGAAAGATATAGCATGAAAGAGTATGCGAACATTTATACGCATCTTTTGAGAAGCATAGGTCTGTTAAGACCGGATGAAGAAGTGGTTTTTATCGATGACTACGTCGGAGAAAAGTATGCAAAAATTATCACTGACCTTCGCGACGGTACTATATGTATTACAGAAAATGCAAGATTTCATAAGGAAGAAAAATCCAAAGACAGAGATATTGTCTCAAGATATATCGCTGATATAAAAAATACGACCGGGACCGAAGTCCTGATATTTTCAGCGGCCGGTTCTGCGCACAGAAAGGATGCTACGAAGAAATATCTCCCGGAGATAATAGAAAAGAAAGCCATCGGGATACTGATGCAAAAAGAAATTGCTGAAATGTCAAAGCTCCGAAATAAAAAAGACGGACCGATACTGGCCATTATCCAAGGCGCCAAGAGCGACAAGCTTCAGATCGTGAAGGAGATATTTGAAAAGGATTTGGTCGATAAGATAATGGTCCTAGGAAAGCTCGCGCTTAATTTCTACAATGGAAATGAAGTGGCCGCTCAGATCAAAAATATCGCGGGAAACAAGCTCATCCTTCCGAAAAGGATGACAATTGCACAAATACCGGAACGGCTGGATGAAAAGCAGTTCATAAACTACCTCAAAACACAAAAATAA
- the rdgB gene encoding RdgB/HAM1 family non-canonical purine NTP pyrophosphatase, producing the protein MSKYNFRKIEKKWQTKWDKSELYKAKDFSNDPKYYCLIEFPYPSGAGLHVGHLRSHIAIDIVARKKRMSGYNVIYPIGWDAFGLPTENFAIKTKTHPTIVTKKNIKTFTKQIKSYGPSFDWSREINTTDPKYYKWTQWIFLKLFNSFYDERSDKARPIEELDVPAGLDALGKKEYIDSRRLAYEAEMAINWCPSCKIGLANEEVMDGSCERCGAVAEKRTKRQWMLRITKYAQRLIDDLNSVDYLDKIKTQQINWIGKSEGATVKFKVKSEKLKDNARIQYSPLERGEGRVANNVEVFTTRIDTIFGCTYVVLAPEHPLIETLKTQINNYDEVLKYINEAKNKPDLDRTDLAKEKTGVEIKGLKVINPFNNEEIPVWVADYVLGAYGTGAVMAVPAHDERDFVFAKKYALPIKVVVVPAALTIVVSGSESPEIAIQKERDAFLKGEKSYCDDGQLVNSEKYSNLRSEQARNEMIKSLEEKSIGQKKVNYKLRDWVFSRQHYWGEPIPIIKCKHCGLAGINVKMELNFRDNNVWNQIIGKKKTIETRALNPDEKERYFGDIKAGDILKFNNKNTGDFEVVRIKKVYNFGGLGELYSNKDLISRILPGAKIKSINDLEKSYGFTNDYIGRIKNNGLVGWEFQVLNITKNIPLNESDLPLELPNVKNYEPTDTGESPLANITKWVSIKCPVCKNDARRETDTMPNWAGSSWYFLRYLDPRNDKQFASRKKIDYWMPVDLYNGGMEHTTLHLLYSRFWHKFLFDLGYVNTSEPYKTRRSHGMILAEDGQKMSKSRGNVVNPDDVIEKYGADTIRLYEMFMGPYGESIPWSTTSLIGMHRFLERIWNLQFKVQNADIAFSKPVKNTILVATNNQGKLSELKDHFKDFNIICIADLKKKYKEPVENGKTYEDNSLIKAKYYAKKTGYITVADDSGFSVAAMDGKPGVFSARFAKGDYKQAQGQIIGELSDKNDRSAYFKSVITMYDPKNDTFRQFDGVCKGFVSQMAKGNGGFGYDPIFIPEAESKTFGEMPNVEKYKYDHRKKAVSKLIAFLDSEHNKSKADMLPVLHRAIKKVTEDVDNMKFNTAISQIMILSNEYDRLSSIPRNEFSTIITMLAPFVPHITEEMWLNLGGTDSIHLEKWPKYDESTARETEIELVVQINGKVREKLSAPAGISEDEAKKLALASDKVRKWVEGKEIKKFLFIKGRLINIVV; encoded by the coding sequence ATGTCAAAATATAACTTCAGGAAGATAGAAAAAAAGTGGCAGACCAAATGGGACAAGAGCGAACTGTACAAGGCCAAAGATTTCTCAAATGATCCGAAGTATTATTGTCTGATAGAATTCCCCTATCCGTCGGGCGCAGGGCTCCATGTCGGACATCTGCGGAGCCATATTGCGATCGATATCGTCGCGCGAAAAAAAAGAATGAGCGGATACAATGTGATCTATCCGATCGGATGGGACGCTTTTGGTTTGCCGACCGAGAATTTTGCCATTAAGACAAAGACTCACCCGACCATAGTAACGAAAAAGAACATAAAAACTTTTACCAAGCAAATAAAGAGCTATGGGCCAAGCTTTGACTGGTCGAGAGAGATCAATACGACAGATCCGAAATATTATAAATGGACACAATGGATCTTTTTGAAGCTTTTCAACAGTTTTTATGATGAAAGATCAGACAAGGCTCGTCCGATCGAGGAGCTTGATGTTCCCGCCGGCCTGGATGCTCTCGGGAAAAAAGAGTACATAGATTCAAGAAGACTGGCCTATGAAGCTGAAATGGCGATAAATTGGTGCCCAAGCTGCAAGATTGGCTTGGCTAATGAAGAGGTTATGGATGGAAGCTGTGAAAGATGCGGCGCAGTCGCTGAAAAAAGAACGAAAAGGCAATGGATGCTCCGCATAACAAAATATGCCCAGCGTCTTATAGACGACCTGAACAGCGTGGATTATTTGGACAAGATCAAAACGCAGCAGATCAATTGGATAGGAAAATCGGAAGGCGCAACTGTAAAGTTTAAAGTGAAAAGTGAAAAGTTAAAAGATAATGCTAGAATTCAATATTCCCCTCTTGAGAGGGGCGAGGGGCGTGTTGCAAACAATGTCGAAGTGTTTACGACCCGTATCGATACCATTTTTGGTTGTACTTACGTTGTTCTTGCTCCCGAGCATCCGCTTATAGAAACTTTAAAAACGCAAATAAACAATTACGATGAGGTTTTGAAATATATTAACGAGGCGAAAAATAAACCTGATCTGGATAGGACTGATTTGGCGAAAGAAAAAACAGGCGTAGAGATTAAAGGTCTTAAAGTAATAAATCCATTCAATAATGAAGAAATCCCGGTCTGGGTGGCCGATTATGTCCTGGGGGCATATGGAACCGGCGCCGTAATGGCAGTTCCAGCTCACGATGAAAGAGATTTTGTGTTTGCAAAGAAATATGCGTTGCCGATAAAAGTAGTCGTTGTACCTGCGGCTTTAACGATTGTTGTGTCGGGATCAGAATCTCCCGAAATAGCTATACAAAAGGAAAGAGATGCCTTTCTGAAGGGTGAAAAATCGTATTGTGATGATGGCCAGTTAGTAAATTCGGAAAAATATAGTAACCTAAGATCGGAACAAGCACGTAACGAGATGATTAAATCGCTGGAAGAAAAAAGCATCGGGCAAAAAAAAGTAAATTACAAGCTTCGCGATTGGGTGTTCTCCCGCCAGCATTATTGGGGAGAGCCGATCCCGATCATAAAATGCAAACATTGCGGACTTGCGGGAATAAATGTCAAAATGGAACTCAATTTCAGAGATAACAATGTTTGGAATCAGATCATCGGCAAAAAAAAGACGATCGAAACCAGAGCATTGAATCCTGATGAAAAAGAAAGATATTTCGGAGACATAAAGGCTGGCGACATTCTCAAATTTAATAATAAGAATACCGGTGATTTTGAAGTTGTCAGGATAAAAAAGGTATATAATTTTGGCGGTCTTGGTGAATTATATTCGAACAAAGACCTCATTTCCAGGATTCTTCCGGGTGCAAAAATAAAAAGCATCAATGACCTTGAAAAGTCATATGGTTTTACGAATGATTATATTGGCAGAATAAAGAACAACGGTCTCGTTGGATGGGAATTCCAAGTTCTTAATATTACGAAGAATATTCCACTGAATGAGTCCGACCTTCCGCTCGAATTGCCTAATGTGAAGAATTATGAGCCAACGGATACAGGCGAATCCCCTCTTGCCAATATCACAAAGTGGGTGAGTATAAAGTGTCCCGTTTGCAAGAACGATGCCAGAAGAGAAACCGACACTATGCCAAACTGGGCAGGGTCAAGCTGGTATTTCCTTCGATATCTTGATCCGCGGAATGATAAGCAGTTTGCCTCAAGAAAAAAAATAGATTACTGGATGCCCGTTGATCTGTATAACGGCGGAATGGAACATACAACTCTTCATCTTCTGTATTCCAGATTCTGGCACAAGTTTTTGTTCGATCTCGGATATGTGAATACGAGCGAGCCGTATAAGACAAGAAGATCGCACGGGATGATCCTGGCGGAAGATGGTCAAAAAATGAGCAAATCGCGCGGAAATGTCGTTAATCCGGATGATGTTATTGAAAAATATGGCGCCGATACGATTAGGTTATATGAGATGTTCATGGGGCCGTATGGCGAATCCATTCCCTGGTCAACTACAAGTCTCATAGGAATGCACAGGTTTTTGGAAAGGATCTGGAATCTCCAATTCAAGGTGCAAAACGCAGACATAGCGTTTTCAAAACCTGTCAAAAATACGATATTGGTCGCAACCAACAATCAGGGCAAGTTATCAGAATTAAAAGATCATTTTAAGGATTTTAATATCATATGCATTGCCGATCTGAAAAAGAAATACAAAGAGCCCGTAGAGAACGGCAAGACATATGAAGATAATTCACTGATAAAGGCAAAATACTATGCGAAAAAAACCGGCTATATAACGGTTGCTGATGACAGTGGCTTCAGTGTTGCCGCGATGGATGGAAAGCCCGGCGTATTTTCGGCGAGATTTGCCAAGGGTGATTATAAACAAGCGCAAGGACAGATAATTGGCGAATTGTCCGACAAGAATGACCGATCAGCATATTTCAAATCTGTCATTACGATGTATGATCCGAAGAACGACACATTCAGGCAATTTGACGGTGTTTGCAAGGGTTTTGTTTCGCAAATGGCAAAGGGAAATGGCGGTTTCGGATATGATCCGATATTCATCCCCGAAGCAGAGTCGAAAACATTCGGTGAAATGCCGAATGTTGAAAAGTATAAATACGATCATAGGAAAAAAGCCGTTTCAAAATTAATTGCATTTTTGGATTCAGAGCATAACAAATCAAAAGCTGATATGTTGCCGGTGCTTCATAGGGCGATAAAAAAGGTTACTGAAGACGTTGATAATATGAAGTTCAATACCGCAATTTCCCAGATCATGATCCTTTCGAATGAATACGATAGGCTGAGCTCTATACCCCGGAATGAATTTTCAACTATCATAACAATGCTCGCACCGTTTGTTCCGCATATCACGGAAGAAATGTGGTTGAACCTAGGCGGTACAGACAGTATTCATCTTGAAAAATGGCCGAAATACGATGAATCTACTGCAAGAGAAACAGAAATTGAACTCGTGGTCCAGATAAACGGCAAAGTCAGGGAAAAGCTTTCCGCGCCTGCAGGGATTTCTGAAGATGAAGCAAAAAAACTTGCGCTTGCCAGCGACAAAGTCAGAAAATGGGTAGAAGGGAAAGAGATAAAAAAGTTTTTATTCATCAAGGGTAGGTTGATCAATATTGTAGTCTGA
- a CDS encoding Nif3-like dinuclear metal center hexameric protein, translated as MNKSKKEQMDIAKIYDIAIKKGIENDFRSKADINELFRREKERYRKLEGEDKNSYDKDRLINPFSDTRVLNISENKNIKKILSGIDIGSGEILYAQMHNDIDLVISHHPLGKALSNLSDVMHLQADVLNMYGVPINIAESLLKERISEVSRGVNPINHNKEVDLARLFKINLMCVHTPADNFAAKFLDESIKKAKIAYVGDLLKLLRTIPEYKESIKIGAGPKLFAGFEDSRVGKIALTEITGGTEGSAGMYEKMAQAGIGTIVAMHLSEERKKEAEKAHINVVVAGHISSDSLGMNLFLDELEKKGIEIVPCSGLTRIKRFK; from the coding sequence ATGAATAAATCAAAAAAGGAACAAATGGATATCGCGAAAATATATGACATTGCGATCAAGAAAGGTATTGAGAACGACTTCAGATCTAAGGCTGACATCAATGAGCTTTTCAGAAGAGAGAAAGAAAGATACAGGAAGTTGGAAGGTGAAGACAAAAATAGCTATGACAAGGACAGGCTTATTAATCCATTTTCCGATACCAGGGTCCTAAATATTTCCGAGAATAAAAATATTAAGAAAATACTTAGCGGCATCGATATCGGCAGCGGAGAGATCCTGTATGCGCAAATGCATAATGACATAGATCTCGTGATCTCCCATCATCCGCTTGGGAAGGCGCTTTCTAATCTCAGCGATGTCATGCATCTTCAGGCGGATGTATTGAATATGTATGGCGTTCCGATCAATATTGCAGAAAGCTTGCTGAAGGAGCGCATTTCTGAAGTTTCAAGAGGTGTAAATCCGATAAATCATAATAAGGAAGTGGACCTTGCAAGATTGTTTAAAATCAATCTGATGTGTGTACACACGCCTGCAGATAATTTTGCGGCAAAGTTTCTTGACGAATCGATTAAGAAAGCAAAAATAGCATATGTCGGCGACCTTCTGAAATTATTAAGAACGATTCCTGAATATAAAGAATCCATAAAGATCGGAGCAGGCCCTAAGCTTTTCGCTGGATTTGAAGATAGCCGGGTCGGAAAGATAGCCCTGACTGAAATAACCGGAGGAACAGAAGGATCGGCCGGAATGTATGAAAAAATGGCTCAGGCGGGGATCGGCACGATCGTAGCTATGCATCTTTCGGAAGAAAGAAAAAAAGAGGCGGAAAAGGCTCATATAAATGTTGTTGTTGCGGGACATATATCGTCCGATTCTCTCGGAATGAATCTTTTCCTGGATGAGCTTGAAAAGAAAGGCATTGAAATAGTACCGTGTTCCGGGCTTACAAGGATCAAAAGATTTAAATAG
- a CDS encoding Xaa-Pro peptidase family protein: protein MREAKLIIADSEHDSNMYYATGCLVPDDFIYLEINSKKIVYIDDMEFGRVRNEALVDKVINYSKYSPGIDRDTFGRILIRILSDNGIEKVYVPGNFKMKYAKVLLDNGIRTEVVEPFFKERISKSKEEVEKISEVQRINESAFKKAITVIKKSKIRKDRKLIYNGNVLTSEFIRIILQKEFVANNCFCDYSIIVSCADDTVDPHEAGKGALIAGESIIMDVVPKSSSNRYYSDMTRTIVKGKASPEIKRIYNAVAEAQMIALSEIKSGIRADHIHKRIQKFFDSAGFKTGMKKGKMQGFFHSTGHGVGLDVHELPRINLNYQKELETGNVVTVEPGLYYPGIGGVRIEDMVVVTEHGCKNLTHFPKYLEI, encoded by the coding sequence ATGCGAGAAGCAAAATTGATCATTGCAGACAGTGAACATGATTCTAATATGTATTACGCAACCGGATGCTTAGTGCCAGATGATTTTATTTATCTGGAAATAAACAGCAAAAAGATCGTTTATATCGACGATATGGAATTTGGAAGAGTCAGAAACGAAGCCTTGGTAGATAAAGTTATAAATTATTCAAAATACAGTCCCGGAATTGACAGAGATACATTTGGACGCATATTGATCAGGATCCTATCGGATAATGGTATTGAAAAAGTTTATGTTCCCGGCAATTTCAAGATGAAGTATGCAAAGGTTTTGCTGGATAACGGCATAAGGACAGAGGTGGTTGAGCCGTTTTTCAAAGAAAGAATATCAAAAAGCAAAGAAGAGGTTGAAAAAATATCAGAGGTTCAGAGAATAAATGAGAGTGCTTTCAAAAAAGCTATAACTGTAATTAAAAAATCAAAAATAAGAAAAGATAGGAAGTTGATCTATAACGGAAATGTTTTAACTTCGGAATTCATCAGGATCATATTACAGAAAGAATTTGTCGCAAATAATTGCTTTTGCGATTACAGTATTATAGTTTCTTGCGCAGACGATACCGTCGATCCCCATGAAGCGGGAAAAGGGGCCCTGATCGCAGGGGAATCAATTATCATGGACGTGGTGCCTAAGTCGAGTTCAAACAGATATTACAGCGATATGACAAGGACGATAGTCAAGGGGAAAGCTTCTCCGGAGATTAAAAGGATCTATAATGCGGTTGCTGAGGCGCAAATGATCGCACTGAGTGAAATTAAATCAGGGATACGCGCCGACCATATTCATAAAAGAATCCAAAAATTTTTTGACAGTGCCGGATTTAAAACGGGAATGAAAAAAGGAAAAATGCAGGGGTTTTTTCATAGCACGGGACACGGGGTGGGCCTGGATGTCCATGAACTTCCAAGGATCAATTTGAATTATCAAAAAGAGCTCGAAACAGGAAATGTGGTTACGGTCGAACCAGGTTTATATTATCCGGGAATTGGCGGAGTGAGAATTGAGGACATGGTAGTCGTCACAGAGCATGGATGTAAAAATCTTACTCATTTTCCTAAATATTTGGAAATATAG
- a CDS encoding glycine--tRNA ligase: MAENKTEFFNKIVSLCKRRGFIYPSSEIYGGFAAIYDYGHYGTLLKNNIRDSWWKSMVQMRDDVVGLDSAIFMHPKTWVASGHVGGFNDPQIDCKKCKSRFRADHFLKNFGINADKMPLVEINKHLDDLRKEKKLKCQNCGSTEITQAKIFSLMVKSNIGSPTDELKEENVVYLRPETCGGIYLEFKNTIDSLHKKLPFGIAQVGKAFRNEIVARQFIFRTREFEQMEMQYFLHPLMMKDKYESWKKARWQWYLDNGISEKEIKWYKHEKLAHYASEAYDITYNFKSLGDFDEVEGIHARGDWDLSQHSKCSGVDLSYTDEKTKEKFIPHIMETSVGLNRLLFMFLDNAYCEEKVGDETRVVLKLPMHLAPVKVAVFPLLKNKPDLVQKAREVYDALKPYFMCEFDDNGNIGKRYRRQDEIGTPHCVTVDFDTISDETVTVRDRDTMKQERIKIAELPDFLKVKLA; this comes from the coding sequence ATGGCTGAAAATAAGACTGAGTTTTTCAATAAAATAGTATCGCTTTGCAAAAGACGGGGATTTATTTATCCCTCAAGTGAGATATATGGGGGATTCGCGGCGATCTATGATTATGGACATTACGGAACGCTTCTGAAGAACAATATACGCGATTCGTGGTGGAAGAGCATGGTTCAGATGCGCGATGATGTCGTGGGACTGGATAGCGCTATCTTTATGCATCCAAAAACATGGGTCGCATCGGGACATGTCGGGGGATTTAACGATCCCCAGATTGACTGCAAGAAATGCAAAAGCAGATTTCGGGCAGACCATTTTCTTAAGAATTTCGGCATAAATGCAGACAAAATGCCCTTGGTTGAGATCAATAAGCATTTGGATGATTTAAGGAAAGAGAAAAAGCTTAAATGCCAGAATTGCGGATCGACCGAAATTACGCAAGCAAAAATATTTTCTTTGATGGTAAAATCAAATATAGGATCGCCGACTGATGAGCTGAAAGAAGAGAATGTGGTATATCTCCGGCCGGAAACCTGCGGGGGGATATATCTTGAATTCAAGAATACCATTGATTCGTTGCACAAAAAACTTCCTTTCGGGATCGCGCAAGTCGGCAAGGCTTTCAGGAATGAGATCGTTGCGAGACAGTTCATATTCAGAACGAGAGAATTCGAACAGATGGAAATGCAGTACTTTTTGCACCCCTTGATGATGAAAGATAAATATGAATCATGGAAAAAGGCGAGATGGCAATGGTATCTGGATAATGGCATCTCAGAAAAAGAGATCAAGTGGTATAAGCACGAGAAACTTGCCCATTACGCATCAGAAGCATATGACATTACGTATAATTTCAAATCTCTAGGTGACTTCGATGAGGTTGAGGGGATACATGCGAGAGGCGACTGGGATCTTTCCCAGCATTCGAAATGTTCAGGCGTAGATCTTTCATATACAGATGAAAAAACGAAGGAAAAGTTCATACCTCACATCATGGAAACGTCAGTTGGACTGAATAGATTACTGTTTATGTTCCTGGATAATGCGTATTGTGAGGAAAAAGTGGGAGATGAAACGAGAGTTGTACTGAAACTGCCAATGCATCTTGCCCCAGTCAAAGTTGCAGTATTCCCGCTTCTGAAGAACAAGCCGGATCTGGTGCAAAAAGCACGTGAAGTTTATGACGCGCTCAAGCCATATTTCATGTGTGAATTCGACGATAACGGAAATATAGGGAAGAGATACAGGAGACAGGATGAGATAGGGACGCCACATTGCGTTACTGTTGACTTCGATACGATCAGTGACGAAACCGTAACTGTCAGAGACAGGGACACTATGAAACAGGAACGCATTAAGATCGCGGAATTACCTGACTTTTTGAAAGTAAAATTGGCCTAA
- the rodA gene encoding rod shape-determining protein RodA — protein sequence MKIAFLNKIDVALFVSQTILIVIGIITIFSTSYSSSGSDFVNFNKQAIFAIVGIVVFFVISLVDYRAIKNYTGIIYVIACIILILVAIMGKNIRGTAGWFDLGFVSLQPAEFVKIAMIIIIAKYFTKIDIYINSFKKAIVSGIYVLIPVSLIMMQPDMGSALIIIFIWIAMLILSGVNKKYILYITILAIVLSGIGWQYALKDYQKSRILSFFDSEYDPMGAGYNVRQSVIAIGSGNIWGKGLGHGSQSQLNFLPEKHTDFIFAVIAEEMGFVGIILVIGLYGIIFYRLLRIAEEAEDNFGKYLVLGTSLLVFFHVVINIGMNMGIMPVTGIPLPLVSYGGSSLVSLMVMFGIVNSVYIKGRGYKFTKEED from the coding sequence ATGAAGATAGCATTTTTAAATAAAATCGACGTAGCGCTGTTCGTTTCTCAAACTATTCTGATTGTTATTGGAATTATTACGATTTTTAGTACATCGTACAGCAGCAGTGGCAGCGATTTTGTGAATTTTAATAAACAGGCGATATTCGCCATTGTCGGGATAGTGGTGTTTTTTGTTATCAGTCTTGTAGATTATCGAGCTATAAAAAATTATACGGGCATCATATATGTGATCGCCTGTATTATTTTGATCTTGGTGGCTATAATGGGAAAAAATATCAGAGGAACCGCGGGATGGTTCGATCTTGGCTTTGTCAGTCTTCAGCCAGCCGAGTTCGTAAAAATAGCCATGATAATCATCATCGCAAAATATTTTACAAAGATCGATATTTACATAAACAGCTTTAAGAAGGCAATAGTTTCCGGAATATACGTCCTGATACCGGTTTCGCTCATTATGATGCAACCTGACATGGGAAGCGCTCTTATAATTATCTTTATATGGATAGCTATGCTGATACTATCCGGCGTGAATAAAAAATATATATTATATATAACTATATTGGCGATCGTGTTATCGGGCATAGGGTGGCAATATGCGCTGAAAGATTATCAAAAGAGCAGAATTTTGTCATTTTTTGATTCGGAATATGACCCTATGGGAGCAGGATACAACGTCAGGCAGTCCGTGATCGCTATCGGTTCCGGAAATATATGGGGAAAAGGCCTGGGACATGGATCCCAAAGCCAATTGAATTTTTTGCCGGAGAAGCACACCGATTTCATTTTTGCGGTCATAGCAGAGGAGATGGGATTCGTCGGAATAATCCTGGTGATTGGACTATATGGCATAATATTTTACAGACTGCTCAGGATCGCGGAGGAAGCTGAGGATAATTTCGGGAAATATCTGGTTCTGGGAACGTCGTTACTTGTATTTTTTCATGTCGTGATCAATATAGGCATGAATATGGGCATCATGCCCGTTACCGGAATACCGCTTCCCCTTGTGAGCTATGGCGGAAGTTCATTGGTCAGTCTTATGGTTATGTTTGGGATAGTGAATAGTGTGTATATCAAGGGAAGGGGTTATAAATTCACTAAAGAAGAAGATTAG